The following coding sequences lie in one Vicia villosa cultivar HV-30 ecotype Madison, WI unplaced genomic scaffold, Vvil1.0 ctg.000368F_1_1, whole genome shotgun sequence genomic window:
- the LOC131627552 gene encoding protein PATRONUS 2-like, with translation MAARTIRLFQENVNDAGTMSAKTDFTGQRKSKVGGRKPLGDLSNSVKPVDGKKVLNGSFNTVKPSISQTSKLLKSKNNNPAILNKEVVSAKGKDVEIDKKTGSKASKKSNTSGRKALSDISNSAKAHVHDVKNKNSLKTGSFTGKDLHPDEIAEERMLHDHEKCIKSQTQTLDIHHFFRTVGLEDDSDDDLNISFEPLAFREYESTLFKLEEVPEDFFDVPPLSAGHGSPVYCKSPKFSSCTMWDDDLAVDFKLIDSPRLYKN, from the exons ATGGCTGCCAGAACTATTCGcttgtttcaagaaaatgttaATG ATGCAGGAACTATGTCTGCAAAGACTGATTTTACCGGACAGAGGAAATCTAAGGTTGGAGGAAGAAAACCACTTGGTGATCTATCCAACTCGGTGAAACCAGTTGATGGAAAGAAAGTCCTCAATGGTTCATTTAACACTGTTAAACCCTCTATAAGTCAGACATCTAAACTGCTGAAGTCCAAGAACAACAACCCCGCTATTCTGAATAAGGAAGTTGTTTCTGCCAAGGGAAAGGATGTTGAAATTGACAAAAAAACCGGAAGCAAAGCTTCTAAGAAATCAAATACTAGCGGCAGGAAAGCTCTTTCTGACATTTCAAACTCAGCGAAGGCACATGTTCATGATGTAAAAAATAAGAACAGCCTGAAGACAGGTTCATTCACAGGGAAAGATCTTCATCCTGATGAAATTGCTGAAGAGCGAATGTTGCACGATCATGAGAAATGTATAAAATCACAGACTCAAACATTGGACATACATCATTTTTTCAGAACTGTTGGACTTGAGGATG ATTCAGATGATGACTTGAACATTTCCTTTGAACCGCTTGCATTTCGTGAG TACGAGAGCACATTATTCAAATTGGAGGAGGTTCCTGAGGATTTTTTTGATGTGCCTCCTCTATCTGCTGGGCATGGTTCCCCAGTATACTGCAAGAGCCCAAAGTTTTCAAGCTGTACAATGTGGGATGATGACTTAGCTGTGGATTTCAAGTTGATAGATTCACCCAGATTGTATAAAAACTGA
- the LOC131627551 gene encoding ferric reduction oxidase 2-like has protein sequence MLWTYGVYIYTTFLYIHDSKREEVNIMKLEGSRTFSSTLKIFQIGIWWFIVLINLGYIMVWLMMPTNTFFLHWLPDIQAKTDPIYFGKQGTTVLVYTFPILLMATLATLYHHLFQKAFNHSKVGLLRKASWRKPLFVNGPLGIISKTEFSFIIMFVLLLIWSLCSYLHDMFEYAALQAASEKEQVWEAKLENSALALGLVGNICLAFLFFPVSRGSSVLRFFGLTSEASIKYHIWLGHIAMTLFTAHGLCYGTFWDKTNQMSQIFTWNKVGISNVAGVVALLAGLTMWAATLPLIRRKFFELFFYIHHLYIVFVVFFVLHVGFSYSCIMLPGLYLFLIDRYLRFLQSQRKIRLVSARVLPCEAVELNFSKNPGLCYGPTSIIFINIPSISKLQWHPFSITSCSNTDSDTLSIVIKSSGNWSRTLYQKLSTLSPPSQLDVSIEGPYGPASTFFSRHEMLVMVSGGSGITPFISIIRSLLFKANTECGKTPKILLICSFKKSIDLTMIDLLLPVSGTALDTSRLQLQIEAYVTTEKQPPMNDRKLLQTLWFKSNALDEPISAVFGQNSWLYLGIIITTSFILFLLIIAILTRYYIYPIDHNSDLIYPYFLRSILSMLFICVSIVIAATSAFLWNKKQNKAFRQIKNTSTPTTSPGSIYNKTERELESLSLQSFIQPAKIHYGERPDIKKILSNCKGSSIGVLVSGPREMRHEVASICTSCSTDDLHFESISFSW, from the exons ATGTTGTGGACTTATGGTGTGTATATATATACAACATTTTTATATATACATGACAGCAAAAGAGAGGAAGTGAACATCATGAAATTAGAGGGGAGTAGAACTTTTTCTTCAACACTGAAGATTTTTCAAATTGGGATATGGTGGTTCATAGTTTTAATCAATCTTGGTTATATCATGGTTTGGCTCATGATGCCTACAAACACTTTTTTTCTGCATTGGTTACCTGATATTCAAGCAAAGACCGATCCAATATACTTTGGCAAACAAG GAACAACGGTACTGGTTTACACATTTCCGATTCTATTAATGGCGACTTTGGCCACTTTATACCATCATTTGTTCCAAAAAGCTTTTAATCATAGCAAGGTGGGGCTTTTGAGAAAGGCATCATGGAGAAAACCATTATTTGTAAATGGTCCTCTTGGGATTATCTCAAAGACAGAATTCTCTTTCATAATCATGTTTGTTTTACTGTTAATTTGGTCCTTGTGTTCTTACTTACATGACATGTTTGAATACGCGGCCTTACAAGCAGCTAGTGAGAAAGAGCAAGT ATGGGAAGCCAAGCTGGAAAATTCAGCACTCGCCTTAGGCCTTGTTGGGAATATTTGCTTAGCTTTTCTGTTCTTTCCAGTCTCAAGAGGGTCTTCAGTTTTGAGGTTCTTTGGCCTAACTTCAGAAGCAAGTATCAAGTATCATATTTGGCTAGGACATATTGCCATGACCCTCTTCACAGCTCATGGACTATGTTATGGTACTTTTTGGGACAAGACGAATCAAATGTCACAG ATATTCACATGGAACAAAGTCGGCATCTCAAATGTGGCTGGAGTAGTAGCACTGCTCGCGGGGTTAACCATGTGGGCTGCAACCTTACCTCTTATAAGGCGGAAATTTTTTGAGCTTTTCTTTTACATTCATCATTTGTACATTGTTTTTGTAGTCTTCTTTGTGCTACATGTGGGATTTTCCTATTCTTGCATAATGCTTCCAGGATTATACCTTTTCTTGATCGACCGATATCTAAGATTCTTACAGTCCCAGCGGAAAATCCGGTTGGTTTCTGCTCGTGTTTTGCCTTGTGAAGCTGTTGAGCTGAATTTCTCCAAGAACCCAG GGTTGTGCTATGGTCCTACAAGTATAATTTTCATAAATATTCCAAGTATTTCCAAGTTGCAATGGCACCCTTTTTCAATCACCTCATGTAGTAATACTGATTCTGATACCTTAAGTATTGTCATTAAAAGTTCAGGAAACTGGTCTCGCACTTTGTACCAGAAGCTATCAACTTTGTCTCCACCTTCCCAGCTCGACGTCTCCATTGAAGGACCGTACGGACCAGCTTCAACTTTTTTCTCAAG GCATGAAATGCTGGTGATGGTGAGTGGAGGAAGTGGCATTACTCCTTTCATCTCGATAATCCGTTCGTTACTCTTTAAAGCCAACACCGAATGCGGAAAAACTCCCAAAATTCTTCTGATATGTTCCTTCAAGAAGTCCATTGATCTTACCATGATAGACCTCCTCCTTCCCGTCTCCGGAACCGCCCTTGACACATCCCGCTTGCAGCTACAGATTGAAGCCTATGTAACAACAGAGAAACAGCCACCAATGAATGATCGAAAGCTTCTTCAAACATTATGGTTCAAATCAAATGCGTTAGACGAACCAATTTCTGCAGTGTTTGGACAAAACAGTTGGCTATATCTTGGAATTATCATCACAACTTCTTTTATATTGTTCCTTCTAATTATTGCCATTCTAACTAGATACTACATATATCCTATTGATCATAATTCTGACCTGATATACCCTTATTTCTTAAGGTCCATTCTTAGCATGTTATTCATATGTGTATCTATAGTTATTGCAGCTACATCTGCTTTTCTCTGGAACAAAAAACAGAACAAGGCTTTTAGGCAGATTAAAAACACATCAACTCCAACAACTTCTCCGGGCTCGATATACAACAAAACTGAAAGAGAATTAGAGAGCCTTTCCCTCCAATCCTTTATCCAACCAGCTAAAATTCATTATGGTGAAAGGCCTGACATTAAGA AAATACTTTCTAACTGTAAGGGATCAAGCATTGGAGTTCTTGTTAGTGGCCCGAGGGAAATGAGACATGAAGTAGCATCAATTTGTACATCTTGTTCAACAGATGACCTACATTTTGAGTCCATTAGCTTCAGCTGGTGA